A region of the Drosophila ananassae strain 14024-0371.13 chromosome XL, ASM1763931v2, whole genome shotgun sequence genome:
GGCGCACAGTTCGCCGGCGTGGAGGACCACGGCACTGGCCACATCGCCGTTCTGGCTCCGAATGGAGACGCCGTTTCGGTGACCAGCACCATTAATAACATTTTCGGCGGGATTGTTCGCTCCCGGCAGACTGGAATAATATTGAACAACCAGATGGACGACTTTAGTTCGCCGGGACGGAGTAATGACTCCGAGATGCCGGCCAGTCCCAAGAACTTCATCAAGCCGGGCAAGCGGCCCATGTCCTCCACGTGTTCCAGCATCATCCTGGACGCCCAGGGAAACGTTAAGCTGATTATCGGTGGGTCGGGAGGCGTCAAGATACCCACATCCCTTGCCCAGACCCTTCTGCGCCATTTCGTGCTCAAGGAACCCCTCGAAGAGGCCATTAGCTCCGGCAGATTCCACCATCAACTGGCCCCGATGCTTCTGTATGTGGAGGACCGACTGCCGAAGGAAACAGTGGCCTACTTTGAAAGTATTGGACACAAGATCGGCCATTTCTTTGAGAAGATTACCTTTTCCTCCCACACGGCGATAGTCATGGAGGAGGGAGAGCCTTATCCCATCTGCGATAGGCGGAGATTCGGGAGTACCGTAGTGGTTAAGGTTCCATGAGAGGGCACACCATTGTTACTATCTagttagttttatttttataaaaataaatagaacaAAGCCGGAAGAAAATGGAAACATTTAAGGGGGACGCGATAGGTAAACACCCCTTCCCAAGGCCACCGAGAGTTCAAAGCCCCAGGTCTGGACTGGAGGGGGTCATTCCCCGATGCCACATACATGCCAAGTACATTGTAAATCGGGTGCGGAGCATTTGCAATTCGTATCGGGGGGAGTCAAGACCGAGACAAACACAAAAGTCAACTGAATTCTTTCCGATTTCCATTTATAGATAGAAAAATAGATGTTTACAGATGCGCTGTAAAGGCACACTCGCGCACCACATATTTGAACATATATTTCTTcgcacatatatatatataatacatatatataatgcATATATAAATAGCCCACgggggtggtgggtggtgttGGGAATACTTATCAACTAAGCTAAGGTCACagaaaatgtatataaaatatctTCAAATTTATAACTCAACAGGCACAGCTCCTCCTGATTCAGCATCGATCCGACCTTGGCGCCGCCCCGGAATCCGACTGATAAGATAACGGGATGGTCGCGGGCCGTAAACTAGGTATTGGATTTTCGGTTTTTCTTTGAGATTTATGTGCAAACATGACTGAACAACGACTGCAAAGACTaatcctcgtcgtcgtcgtcatcgATGCGCTTGGTCCGCTTCTTGGCCATTTTACGTTTCTTGTGCATAGCCTCCATGCGCATATCCTCCAGATCCTCTTGCATTCCTattgattttttaaacaatattcATTAGCCTGGACAGTAGACTCAAAGTAGGGCCAAGTACTTACCCAGTTTCTTACTAATAAACTCCTCCCTCTGCATCTGCGCATAGCTGGACTCCATCTCGCGATCATCGTCGTCCAAATCACGATAGCGGCGCTTATCATAGCCAAATATGTCCCGAATGTGCGAGGATATGTCCTCTTCGCAGTCTCCATCGTCAATGAAATCGTCCAGCTCCGAATCGTACTCGGAATCATCCTCGTCCAAGCACCGCTCTGTCGAGGAAAGGTTTAGAAATTATTTGaactccagactccattaccACAGACTTACTCTTATTGCCGATCTGGTCGCCTTTGGGGCCCAGTGGTCGTTTCCTATTCTTGAGATCCGCTGGAGGGAATGGCCTGCCACCCGATTTCCGGACATCCGGCGGCGGAAACTGGCGAGTCTTTGCCGGAGGCgctgctcctcctccacctGCCGGACGATCGCGTGGTGGAAACTCGCGCACAGCCCCATTCTTGTTGACCGTGGCATAGGGATTTCGAGACACAGGCGCTTCCTTGGAGCTAGCTGAACTGGCGCCGAGTTTccctgctgctgccgctgatgatgatgattgtGATGATCCAGTTCCCGGCTTGGCGGCGGATGTCGGAGCTGACTTTGTGACGCTGCTGGTCTTACTGGCTGGTTTTGTACTTGTGGCGGGATTTCGATTAGTGTTTAATGTGGCAATGGAAGAGCTGGAGGAGTGGCCCGAGGCTGGTGCCGCGGGACGTTTAAAGTTATCACTCGACGATGACTTGGCTTTGGTATCGTTTGGCTGAGCCGATGGCTTGGCCTGATTCAGCTTGGGTATGCGCCCGTTGGGCTCCATACGGTTGGGCGGAGCTTTGGCTGCGGCATCCCTGGCCTTCTCGTCACTCTCCTTCATCTTATCACGCATCGCACGCTGCTCCTTTTGGCGCTGGCGCTCCTCCATCTCGCGCTTCTCCTTCGCGGAGAGCAGGCGCTCCGGTTCCTTCTTCTTCTCTGGTTGGGCAAACACCACCGGCTCGTGCTGCTTCTTTTCGGCCAGACGCAGCAGTGCCTGGAAGTCCATTGGCGGTGGCTGCGGTGGACGCTTGATCTTGGCACGGCGCTGTTCCTCCTCCTGCTTCTTCTTGCGCTCCTCCTCCCTCTTCTCAGCCACCGGATCGTAAATGGTTCTACTGGTGCTGTAGGAGCGA
Encoded here:
- the LOC6504662 gene encoding protein SPT2 homolog is translated as MDFGALLHYAKRKNDAATKDEGGKFYSTKYAPPKKETKESKQLSSNIQKFLKRREVEEAERKREQRQKLSELLAMRDEKSKNKIRKMLKVTKSANKSVLEDAKDGDVANGHEAGEGQGDDYGYVSNEANAFYEKYIEKVRDVQEDKGFAPSRPQSLRDLSGTKERVKAAITREREEAKSHTRQRSSTSSGSSSTSVSTSRVSKEPNLARSYSTSRTIYDPVAEKREEERKKKQEEEQRRAKIKRPPQPPPMDFQALLRLAEKKQHEPVVFAQPEKKKEPERLLSAKEKREMEERQRQKEQRAMRDKMKESDEKARDAAAKAPPNRMEPNGRIPKLNQAKPSAQPNDTKAKSSSSDNFKRPAAPASGHSSSSSIATLNTNRNPATSTKPASKTSSVTKSAPTSAAKPGTGSSQSSSSAAAAGKLGASSASSKEAPVSRNPYATVNKNGAVREFPPRDRPAGGGGAAPPAKTRQFPPPDVRKSGGRPFPPADLKNRKRPLGPKGDQIGNKKRCLDEDDSEYDSELDDFIDDGDCEEDISSHIRDIFGYDKRRYRDLDDDDREMESSYAQMQREEFISKKLGMQEDLEDMRMEAMHKKRKMAKKRTKRIDDDDDED